In one Nocardioides luteus genomic region, the following are encoded:
- a CDS encoding rhamnan synthesis F family protein, protein MSRLAVLATYDTEGRLWPHVRRQIEAYAAAAEVVVVSAGGLREEDRAWARARAQVIERDNVGYDFASYQAGLDAAGDLTRFDLVVLANDSFIGPVVPLERIFEEMAARGVDFWGLTRNEEMGDHVQSYFVGFAPTTIASAAFAEFWRDFEPLDDRAEVITRYEVGLTRRLAEAGLTYDAYFVPRAHEHRRARARRSWMGVNITFDPDTDPHLLPDKTAEWNLVRNIGDQPPNPCNTMADSVLDDGRLPIVKIETLRDDPYALDAEALLRHCERAYPSVFEGVRDYLDHTREARGRRLTKVTPLSPERRLDGRALAYCAPAAGPDEGLRPSSRFPPGSLAGENTPPAQIAALVGSAPNVLEVGCWTGELGRRLGAQGCRVAGVEADPEAAAYAGEALAEVVVADPAATALSDLFDPGSFDVVVLADQVEYAPDPAAVLEDAHALLAPGGRIVVSARNASHGSRRLAALQGHWSMTALPVDRTPRRSYDRAGLLRLLADANLVATDLRGTVADPLVSDYGVPQKTLPYGIAEWVRDQPDAMVETFQVAARPAVPGERVEAPELVPAVAPETVRLTDAHTERAERVRAERRAGRRLPERVAELEEHVQQLEAELARHPLRRVAGQLKRRVL, encoded by the coding sequence GTGTCCCGGTTGGCAGTGTTGGCGACGTACGACACCGAGGGCCGGCTGTGGCCGCACGTGCGCCGCCAGATCGAGGCGTACGCAGCAGCAGCCGAGGTCGTGGTGGTCTCCGCCGGCGGCCTGCGCGAGGAGGACCGGGCCTGGGCGCGGGCCAGGGCGCAGGTGATCGAGCGCGACAACGTCGGCTACGACTTCGCCTCCTACCAGGCCGGGCTGGACGCCGCCGGGGACCTGACGCGCTTCGACCTGGTCGTGCTGGCCAACGACAGCTTCATCGGCCCGGTGGTGCCGCTGGAGCGGATCTTCGAGGAGATGGCCGCGCGCGGCGTCGACTTCTGGGGGCTGACCCGCAACGAGGAGATGGGCGACCACGTCCAGAGCTACTTCGTGGGCTTCGCGCCGACCACGATCGCCTCCGCCGCCTTCGCCGAGTTCTGGCGCGACTTCGAGCCGCTCGACGACCGGGCCGAGGTGATCACCCGCTACGAGGTCGGGCTCACCCGACGGCTCGCCGAGGCCGGCCTCACCTACGACGCCTACTTCGTGCCGCGGGCCCACGAGCACCGCCGGGCCCGGGCACGAAGGTCCTGGATGGGCGTCAACATCACCTTTGACCCCGACACCGACCCGCACCTGCTCCCGGACAAGACCGCCGAGTGGAACCTGGTCCGCAACATCGGCGACCAGCCGCCCAACCCGTGCAACACCATGGCCGACAGCGTGCTCGACGACGGCCGGCTGCCGATCGTCAAGATCGAGACGCTGCGCGACGATCCCTACGCCCTCGACGCCGAGGCGCTGCTGCGGCACTGCGAGCGGGCCTACCCGAGCGTGTTCGAGGGGGTGCGCGACTACCTCGACCACACCCGCGAGGCCCGCGGCCGACGGCTCACCAAGGTGACTCCGCTGAGCCCCGAGCGCCGTCTCGACGGGCGGGCGCTGGCCTACTGCGCACCCGCGGCGGGGCCCGACGAAGGGCTCCGACCCTCGAGCCGGTTCCCGCCGGGGTCGCTGGCGGGCGAGAACACTCCCCCGGCGCAGATCGCCGCGCTGGTCGGCTCGGCGCCGAACGTGCTCGAGGTCGGCTGCTGGACCGGTGAGCTCGGCCGCCGCCTCGGCGCCCAGGGCTGTCGGGTGGCGGGTGTCGAGGCGGATCCGGAGGCCGCTGCGTACGCGGGTGAGGCGCTGGCCGAGGTGGTCGTCGCCGACCCGGCCGCCACCGCGCTGAGCGACCTGTTCGACCCCGGCAGCTTCGACGTCGTCGTGCTCGCCGACCAGGTCGAGTACGCCCCGGACCCGGCCGCGGTCCTCGAGGACGCCCACGCGCTGCTCGCGCCCGGCGGGCGGATCGTGGTCTCCGCCCGCAACGCGTCCCACGGCTCGCGGCGGCTCGCCGCCCTGCAGGGGCACTGGTCGATGACGGCGCTGCCGGTGGACCGCACCCCTCGGCGCTCCTACGACCGGGCGGGCCTGCTGCGGCTCCTGGCCGACGCCAACCTGGTGGCGACCGACCTGCGCGGCACCGTCGCCGACCCTCTCGTCTCCGACTACGGCGTCCCGCAGAAGACACTGCCCTACGGCATCGCCGAGTGGGTCCGCGACCAGCCCGACGCCATGGTCGAGACCTTCCAGGTCGCGGCGCGGCCGGCGGTCCCCGGCGAGCGCGTCGAAGCCCCGGAGCTCGTCCCCGCCGTGGCCCCCGAGACCGTACGTCTCACCGACGCCCACACCGAGCGGGCCGAGCGGGTGCGGGCCGAGCGGCGCGCCGGCCGCCGGCTCCCCGAGCGCGTCGCGGAGCTCGAGGAGCACGTCCAGCAGCTGGAGGCCGAGCTGGCCCGCCACCCGTTGCGACGGGTGGCGGGCCAGCTCAAGCGGCGCGTGCTCTGA
- a CDS encoding EboA domain-containing protein, whose product MNETLLAEWCTEIEATPARIRTRFPAAAREIGRTPGTSPEPGADRVEDDIRVQLLGALGRGLAGDADALSAEIHDLYRFGDADERRAVLLGLGHLSQVLGDRAVDLLQDALRTNDPRLVAAAMGTYAARLDDAAWRQAVLKCLFVGVPLRLVDGLEIRADDELRRMVADYAAERRAAGREVPADALPFLPDPVPLHPTRES is encoded by the coding sequence ATGAACGAGACGCTTCTGGCCGAGTGGTGCACCGAGATCGAGGCCACCCCGGCCCGGATCCGGACCCGCTTCCCGGCCGCGGCCAGGGAGATCGGGCGCACTCCGGGCACCTCGCCCGAACCAGGTGCGGACCGGGTCGAGGACGACATACGGGTGCAGCTGCTGGGCGCGCTCGGCCGTGGCCTCGCGGGCGACGCCGACGCGCTGAGCGCCGAGATCCACGACCTCTACCGCTTCGGCGACGCCGACGAGCGGCGCGCGGTCCTGCTCGGCCTCGGACACCTCTCGCAGGTGCTGGGCGACCGAGCCGTCGACCTGCTCCAGGACGCGCTGCGCACCAACGACCCGCGGCTGGTGGCCGCCGCCATGGGGACGTACGCCGCCCGTCTCGACGACGCCGCGTGGCGTCAGGCGGTCCTCAAGTGCCTCTTTGTCGGCGTGCCTCTTCGTCTGGTCGACGGCCTCGAGATCCGTGCCGACGACGAGCTGCGCCGGATGGTCGCCGACTACGCCGCCGAGCGGCGCGCCGCCGGCCGCGAGGTGCCCGCCGACGCCCTGCCCTTCCTTCCCGACCCCGTCCCCCTCCACCCCACTCGGGAGTCCTGA
- a CDS encoding sugar phosphate isomerase/epimerase family protein, producing MCYGFDGEGALRRSLEERGLSRRSMVKGALGAVAGGAMLAAVPGLLSPAGAAVAAKRGACRVPPGRISIQLWTLRDDLNGAAGFDATMTKIAEMGYPRVEQALGYFGKTAAELRAFYDGLGIRASSSHDGISATPADLQTKLQNAATLGQRYMVVPYLASSSLSDWQTWAEQMNVEAAAAKRYGIAYGYHNHAHEFTTDLGGGVTPWDVLTTELDPGLVHLEIDIYWAVTGGVNRGLSNDEAIDFAIDTITSGPQRVRQYHVKDRNPTTGDHVDLGTGFIDFAKVFEAHEVEEYIVENDTPEISPLRTAEVGYSYLRRLRY from the coding sequence ATGTGTTACGGATTCGATGGTGAGGGCGCGCTGCGCCGCTCGCTGGAGGAGCGCGGCCTGAGCCGTCGCTCGATGGTCAAGGGCGCGCTCGGCGCCGTCGCGGGCGGTGCCATGCTGGCCGCGGTGCCGGGCCTGCTCTCGCCGGCCGGCGCGGCCGTGGCGGCCAAGCGCGGCGCCTGCCGGGTGCCCCCGGGCCGGATCAGCATCCAGCTGTGGACGCTGCGCGACGACCTCAACGGCGCGGCGGGCTTCGACGCGACGATGACGAAGATCGCGGAGATGGGCTACCCGCGGGTCGAGCAGGCGCTGGGCTACTTCGGCAAGACCGCGGCCGAGCTGCGCGCCTTCTACGACGGTCTCGGCATCCGCGCCTCCTCCTCCCACGACGGCATCAGCGCCACGCCCGCCGACCTGCAGACCAAGCTGCAGAACGCCGCGACCCTGGGCCAGCGCTACATGGTCGTGCCCTACCTCGCCTCGAGCTCGCTCTCCGACTGGCAGACCTGGGCGGAGCAGATGAACGTCGAGGCGGCCGCCGCGAAGCGCTACGGCATCGCCTACGGCTACCACAACCACGCCCACGAGTTCACGACCGATCTCGGCGGCGGCGTGACTCCCTGGGACGTCCTGACCACCGAGCTCGACCCCGGGCTGGTGCACCTCGAGATCGACATCTACTGGGCGGTGACGGGCGGGGTCAACCGCGGTCTGTCCAACGACGAGGCGATCGACTTCGCCATCGACACCATCACGTCGGGGCCGCAGCGGGTGCGGCAGTACCACGTCAAGGACCGCAACCCCACCACCGGCGACCACGTCGACCTCGGCACCGGCTTCATCGACTTCGCGAAGGTCTTCGAGGCCCACGAGGTCGAGGAGTACATCGTCGAGAACGACACCCCGGAGATCAGCCCGCTCCGCACCGCGGAGGTCGGCTACTCCTACCTGCGCCGCCTGCGCTACTGA
- a CDS encoding alkaline phosphatase family protein, protein MSKHDEKLLVIDVVGMTPELLQHMPRVRQVGESGFTAELGTVLPAVTCSVQSTFLTGALPRDHGIVGNGWFFRDLGEVLLWRQHNALVQGEKLWDVVRRRRPGAKVANICWWYAMGADVDTTVTPRPAYHADGKKSPDCWTWPPSLHDELTQELGPFPLFTYWGPTASIKSSAWIVEAARKVMPDHDLTLVYVPHLDYDLQRFGPDSPQAVQAARDVDATLAPLLDDAEAAGVRVVLLSEYGITAASRPVDINRLLRREGLLHVHHNATGDLLDPWTSRAFAVADHQIAHVYIKDPADLERVRDLLTGLDGVAEVLDRTGQAAYGLDHERAGELVVVAEPDAWFTYYYWLDDANAPDFARGVEIHKKPGYDPAELFLDPEDRWVKLRAAATLARKTAGLRYAMSVVPLDPAPVSGSHGRLPDDPRHGPVLVCSDASAKRDRFEATEVRDLLASLLA, encoded by the coding sequence ATGAGCAAGCACGACGAGAAGCTGCTGGTCATCGACGTGGTCGGAATGACCCCCGAGCTGCTCCAGCACATGCCGCGGGTGCGGCAGGTGGGGGAGTCGGGGTTCACCGCCGAGCTCGGCACCGTGCTGCCCGCGGTGACCTGCTCGGTCCAGTCGACCTTCCTGACCGGTGCGCTGCCACGCGACCACGGCATCGTCGGCAACGGCTGGTTCTTCCGTGACCTCGGCGAGGTGCTGCTGTGGCGCCAGCACAACGCGCTGGTGCAGGGCGAGAAGCTCTGGGACGTCGTACGCCGCCGGCGCCCGGGCGCGAAGGTCGCCAACATCTGCTGGTGGTACGCCATGGGCGCCGACGTCGACACCACCGTCACCCCGCGCCCGGCCTACCACGCCGACGGCAAGAAGTCGCCGGACTGCTGGACCTGGCCACCGTCGCTCCACGACGAGCTCACCCAGGAGCTCGGCCCGTTCCCGCTGTTCACCTACTGGGGACCGACCGCCTCGATCAAGAGCTCGGCATGGATCGTCGAGGCCGCCCGCAAGGTCATGCCCGACCATGACCTCACCCTCGTCTACGTCCCTCACCTCGACTACGACCTGCAGCGGTTCGGACCCGACAGCCCCCAGGCCGTCCAGGCCGCCCGCGACGTCGACGCCACCCTGGCACCGCTGCTCGACGACGCCGAGGCCGCAGGGGTGCGCGTCGTGCTGCTGAGCGAGTACGGCATCACCGCCGCCTCCCGCCCGGTCGACATCAACCGGCTATTGCGCCGCGAGGGTCTCCTGCACGTCCACCACAACGCCACCGGCGACCTGCTCGACCCGTGGACGTCGCGGGCCTTCGCGGTCGCCGACCACCAGATCGCCCACGTCTACATCAAGGACCCCGCCGACCTGGAACGGGTCCGGGACCTGCTCACCGGCCTCGACGGCGTCGCCGAGGTCCTCGACCGCACCGGCCAGGCGGCGTACGGACTCGACCACGAGCGGGCCGGCGAGCTCGTCGTGGTGGCCGAGCCGGATGCCTGGTTCACCTACTACTACTGGCTCGACGACGCGAACGCGCCTGACTTCGCCCGCGGCGTCGAGATCCACAAGAAGCCCGGCTACGACCCGGCCGAGCTGTTCCTCGACCCCGAGGACCGCTGGGTCAAGCTGCGGGCCGCCGCCACGCTGGCCCGTAAGACCGCCGGGCTCCGCTACGCGATGAGCGTGGTGCCGCTGGACCCCGCCCCGGTCTCGGGCAGCCACGGCCGGCTGCCGGACGACCCGCGGCACGGCCCCGTGCTCGTCTGCTCCGACGCCTCCGCCAAGCGCGACCGGTTCGAGGCCACAGAGGTCCGTGACCTGCTCGCATCCCTGCTCGCCTGA
- a CDS encoding sugar phosphate isomerase/epimerase family protein: protein MTRPITLFTGQWADLPFEEVCRLASEWGYDGLEIACWGDHLDVWQAAEDETYAQAKLDLLEKHNLKVFTISNHLKGQAVCDDPIDQRHQDILPAKIWGDGDPEGVRQRAAEEMKMTARAAKNLGVKTVVGFTGSAIWKYVAMFPPVSQETIEAGYQDFADRWNPILDVFDECGVRFAHEVHPSEIAYDYWSTVATLEAIGHREAFGLNWDPSHMVWQQVDPVGFLWDFRDRIYHVDCKDTKLQTGNGRNARLGSHLAWADPRRGWDFVSTGHGDVPWEQCFRMLNAIGYEGPISVEWEDAGMDRLVGAPEALEFVRRLAFDAPEAAFDAAFSTND from the coding sequence ATGACCCGACCGATCACGCTCTTCACCGGCCAGTGGGCCGACCTGCCGTTCGAGGAGGTCTGCCGCCTCGCCTCCGAGTGGGGCTACGACGGCCTGGAGATCGCCTGCTGGGGCGACCACCTCGACGTCTGGCAGGCCGCCGAGGACGAGACGTACGCCCAGGCGAAGCTGGACCTGCTGGAGAAGCACAACCTGAAGGTCTTCACGATCTCCAACCACCTCAAGGGCCAGGCGGTCTGCGACGACCCGATCGACCAGCGGCACCAGGACATCCTGCCCGCGAAGATCTGGGGCGACGGCGACCCCGAGGGCGTACGTCAGCGGGCCGCCGAGGAGATGAAGATGACCGCCAGGGCGGCGAAGAACCTCGGCGTCAAGACCGTCGTCGGCTTCACCGGCTCCGCGATCTGGAAGTACGTCGCGATGTTCCCGCCGGTCTCCCAGGAGACGATCGAGGCGGGCTACCAGGACTTCGCCGACCGCTGGAACCCGATCCTCGACGTCTTCGACGAGTGCGGGGTGCGGTTCGCCCACGAGGTGCACCCCTCCGAGATCGCCTACGACTACTGGTCCACCGTCGCGACGCTGGAGGCGATCGGGCACCGGGAGGCGTTCGGCCTCAACTGGGACCCCAGCCACATGGTGTGGCAGCAGGTCGACCCGGTCGGGTTCCTGTGGGATTTCCGCGACCGGATCTACCACGTGGACTGCAAGGACACGAAGCTGCAGACCGGCAACGGCCGCAACGCCCGGCTCGGCTCCCACCTGGCCTGGGCCGACCCGCGGCGCGGCTGGGACTTCGTCTCCACCGGCCACGGCGACGTCCCCTGGGAGCAGTGCTTCCGGATGCTGAACGCCATCGGCTACGAGGGCCCCATCTCGGTCGAGTGGGAGGACGCCGGCATGGACCGCCTCGTGGGCGCGCCCGAGGCGCTGGAGTTCGTCCGCCGGCTCGCCTTCGACGCCCCGGAGGCCGCCTTCGACGCCGCCTTCAGCACCAACGACTGA
- the eboE gene encoding metabolite traffic protein EboE produces MRFRHGDGTVVHLGYCSNVHPAEDVDGILDQLRRYAGEVRARLGEPRLGLGLWLPAATAHELAGDPATLGRLRAGLDRHGLEVVTLNAFPYAGFHAPVVKRDVYSPDWSTRRRLDYTLDCARVLAALLPDDAARGSISTLPLGWRTPWFTDRDRAARELIGELADGLAGIEAEHGRTIRVGFEPEPGCVVETTRDAVTRLAGLAPEHLGICVDTCHLATQFEDATEALDRLQVAGLPVVKVQVSAALHADDPSDQATREALASYSEDRFLHQTREPRGARVDSRDDLPEALGGHRPLPAEHPWRVHFHVPLHADPAPPLRSTRDHLAGTLDALLGGPVAHTDHLEVETYTWGVLPEQVRPDGDAGLVAGIAAELDWTRDRLLEAGLEQLQEASA; encoded by the coding sequence ATGAGGTTCCGGCACGGCGACGGCACCGTCGTCCACCTCGGCTACTGCAGCAACGTGCACCCGGCCGAGGACGTCGACGGCATCCTGGACCAGCTCCGCCGCTACGCCGGTGAGGTGCGGGCGCGGCTCGGCGAGCCCCGGCTCGGTCTCGGGCTGTGGCTCCCGGCGGCGACGGCCCACGAGCTGGCCGGCGACCCGGCCACCCTCGGCCGGCTCCGCGCCGGGCTGGACCGCCACGGCCTGGAGGTGGTCACCCTCAACGCCTTCCCGTACGCCGGGTTCCATGCCCCGGTCGTGAAGCGCGACGTCTACTCCCCGGACTGGTCGACCCGGCGCCGCCTCGACTACACCCTCGACTGTGCCCGGGTGCTGGCGGCGCTGCTACCCGACGATGCCGCCCGCGGCAGCATCTCGACGCTCCCGCTGGGCTGGCGCACCCCGTGGTTCACCGACCGCGACCGGGCCGCCCGGGAGCTGATCGGCGAGCTCGCCGACGGCCTGGCCGGCATCGAGGCCGAGCACGGTAGGACGATCCGGGTCGGGTTCGAGCCGGAGCCGGGCTGCGTCGTCGAGACGACCCGCGACGCGGTCACGCGGCTCGCCGGGCTGGCCCCGGAGCACCTCGGGATCTGCGTCGACACCTGCCACCTCGCCACCCAGTTCGAGGACGCCACCGAGGCGCTCGACCGGCTGCAGGTGGCCGGGCTGCCGGTCGTCAAGGTCCAGGTCTCCGCGGCCCTGCACGCCGACGACCCGAGCGACCAGGCGACCCGGGAGGCCCTCGCGTCCTACTCCGAGGACCGCTTCCTCCACCAGACCCGCGAACCCCGCGGGGCGCGGGTGGACAGCCGCGACGACCTGCCCGAGGCGCTCGGTGGCCATCGGCCGCTGCCGGCCGAGCATCCGTGGCGGGTGCACTTCCACGTACCCCTCCACGCCGACCCGGCTCCGCCGCTGCGCAGCACCCGCGACCACCTCGCCGGCACGCTCGACGCGCTCCTCGGCGGCCCGGTGGCTCACACCGACCACCTCGAGGTCGAGACCTACACCTGGGGCGTGCTCCCCGAGCAGGTCCGCCCCGACGGGGACGCCGGCCTGGTCGCGGGCATCGCGGCCGAGCTCGACTGGACACGCGACCGGCTCCTCGAGGCCGGACTCGAACAGCTGCAGGAGGCCTCCGCATGA
- a CDS encoding TatD family hydrolase — protein sequence MRIFDPHIHMSSRTTDDYEAMYAAGVRALVEPAFWLGQPRTSVDSFVDYFDALVGWERFRASQFGIAHHCTIALNPKEANDPRCTPVLDLLPRYLAKDGVVAVGEVGFDSMTEEEEKAFSRQLELAREFALPAMVHTPHRDKLAGTRRTLDLVEAAGMEPGMVVVDHLNEVTVDVVDEAGAWMGFSIYPDTKMDPDRMVAILQRRGLDRVLVNSAADWGRSDPLRTRATGEAMLAAGFTDDDVDKVLWRNPVEFFGQSGRLLLDVPEADQGATFAGNSLLRGERA from the coding sequence ATGCGCATCTTCGACCCGCACATCCACATGAGCTCGCGCACGACCGACGACTACGAGGCGATGTACGCCGCCGGCGTCCGCGCCCTGGTGGAGCCCGCCTTCTGGCTCGGCCAGCCGCGGACCAGCGTCGACTCGTTCGTCGACTACTTCGACGCACTGGTCGGCTGGGAGCGGTTCCGGGCCTCGCAGTTCGGCATCGCCCACCACTGCACGATCGCGCTCAACCCGAAGGAGGCCAACGACCCGCGCTGCACGCCGGTGCTCGACCTGCTGCCGCGCTACCTCGCCAAGGACGGGGTCGTCGCGGTCGGCGAGGTGGGCTTCGACTCGATGACCGAGGAGGAGGAGAAGGCGTTCAGCCGGCAGCTCGAGCTGGCCCGAGAGTTCGCGCTGCCGGCGATGGTGCACACGCCCCACCGCGACAAGCTGGCCGGCACCCGCCGCACCCTCGACCTGGTCGAGGCGGCCGGGATGGAGCCCGGCATGGTCGTCGTCGACCACCTCAACGAGGTCACCGTCGACGTCGTCGACGAGGCGGGCGCCTGGATGGGCTTCTCGATCTACCCCGACACCAAGATGGACCCCGACCGGATGGTCGCGATCCTCCAGCGGCGCGGGCTGGATCGGGTGCTGGTCAACTCCGCCGCCGACTGGGGCAGGTCCGATCCGCTTCGGACGAGGGCGACCGGCGAGGCGATGCTCGCCGCCGGGTTCACCGACGACGACGTCGACAAGGTGCTGTGGCGCAACCCGGTGGAGTTCTTCGGCCAGAGCGGACGGCTGCTGCTCGACGTACCCGAGGCCGACCAGGGCGCGACCTTCGCCGGCAACTCGCTGCTGCGGGGTGAGCGGGCATGA